The DNA segment TTAGATATTAGTAGTctctttaaaattaataataatgtattACTCTATTTaataatttgatattttttttagaATTGTTACAAGAAAGCTAGTTAAATTTTAATaggtaattttttattaaaaataattgaaaatttctatttagaattttagtttttgaataataatattttataataaaaatgcttagaataaaattttcataataataaattttatattagggaaaaataaattttgatgtatttaaaTTGTATAAcataataaatagataaaaatttatattaaaaatattaaaaataaataattcaaatttaaactaactaaataaattatttacaccCTTTTGTGTTAGGGATGTAAATTGGTCAGGTGAAAAAAAGACAAATTGTCTCTGCAGGAACCGGACTGGTCAGTGTCTGGTTTCTGGATAACCTGATCTGGTCCAATTTTGAAAACTATAGATTTAACTAGGGGTTTGCAAATAACTGAAACACTAAATTCTATAAACTGAACTGAAGTAATAAGTAAAACTAACTGCTTCAAACCGAAATATTTTGCTTCAGTTAGTTTTACATTGCCAAGTGCACTATATGATGAAAGGCACCAAAGGGAAGGAAGCTAGAAAAAATTATAGCCAAAATACCAGTGCAAACCCAACTTCATAAAACTAAATTCCCATTAAAATTACTTCCAATTTCTCAATAGCATTCTGAAATGTCTATATAACATTTCAGAATGCACAGAAACGACTAAAGTGCATATAGTTACACATTGTGTTGGGCTGTAAAACTGAATGAATGGATTTCATTTCATTTACAATTTCAGCATTTCTCAGAAATAAAACTAAAAACCAAGATAAACTGTGATGAACATATCTCAAATTGCATCACATTTTCTCTCTCTAAAAAATTTTGGTGGCTGAATTAGTGATTGCAGCTGAGTTTAGAAATTCAGATACTTAAAGGTGAGCCCCGACAGCTGCAACAATGCAAGTCCCGTTAATATGGATTATGACAATAAAGCACTTATTTAAACACGCAAACACACTAACAAGACTCAGTCTCACAGACATTCAACTCAAAAACAGATTTATGCAGATAGAATTCAAAATTTGACGAAAAATGAACACTCATAAACCAATCTATGCAAACAGTACCACTACCAAAGGAAGAAGAGAACACAAAGAACAACCCACAAGCGTGCAAGAGAGAATCCTCAAAAAGCCTTTCCATTAAAAAGCAACAATCCACAGACGAAGAATGATGGAGAAACTAAAAAGAGATGTAATAAATGACGGTGAACACCACTGAAACAGCGCCAAAGTGAATGCCAGAAACTTGAAAAAAAGGAAGTGAATGGGAAGGGCCAACAGAGGCAGCGACACAGACAGTGATAGTGAGGCAGGGAGGCTGGGAAGGAAGGGTATCGGAATACTGGATAATTTGAGATCAGAAATGAAGAACAGAAAGGGTGAAAATGAGGGTTAGGTCACTGAACTTTTCATTTGAAGAGTGGGCTGGGCTTTAAACATTGGTTAGGTCACAGATTAGTTTATTTGGACTTTTGAGCTGGGCTGGAGAAAGGCCCACTAATTCtttaaatttggtcattttttttaatttaaatttagctAAAGTAACCAAACTGAGCTCAAAATCAAAATTCTCCAAAAATAATAACTGAACCAAACCGAATTaaccaaaaaatcaaattaaaatggtATGGTTCTGTTTTTTGTTAAAACTGATTTATGCCCACCCCTAGGTTTAACTATTTATGTCTATGGAGCTAGGTTTGATTTAGTGGGAGGAGGGGTAGAGCACTTCTTTGTGATATGGGAaaaaaaagtgaatttgaaacAACAAAGGCAGATTGACATGGATCATGGGAGACATTTAATTTTGATATGTCTGTATCTTATGATTTGCTTCTGATGCAATGCAATAGATTGTACGTAGTTTTGCTTCGTGTTATCAGGCTGTGAGGGTGTTTCTTATAAATCCTGCTGTTTGTTTTCCATTGTCATCCATTGGTTTTAtattatacttgaattttctCTTCTCCTTTTTGATTGGTATAGTATTTTGCAAAGAATTTTATAAGTAGTCATGCCTCAATAGTTGTAACATGCGCTTCTTTGTGAAGATTCTTTTTTTAACACTCTTGTTTGTCATCGACAAAAACAATGTACAGTTAGTGTTCTCTTGTCAGTGTTTGACCTGTTTTTCTTGCATCACCAGCCCTGTGGAAATAGTCTATGGTGCATCTTTTCTAAACGACTCAAGTTTGATTTCAAACTGGATGGTCTTAGATACATGAATCCTTTTCCTTCCCTGCCTGAGtcggtatttttttttttcttcaataagTAATATGAGTTCACTTGTAGAGTTATTATGTCCTTTTTCTCCTTTACTTTAAATGCATTTCATTTTGAAGTTATCTTAGTTGATCAATCCTGAAAGTGTGAGAATAGTATAGGTATCTATTATAGTCTTTCTCAAGggaatagttatcagaggttgacGTGGATCATTGAGGTGTAAAAGTGATATGGAgaaggaaagagaaaagaaaacctTGACATCTTACACAAGCTTTCGACTTGTAGGTGCCAGAGAAGCTCTCAGTGTCCCATGTGTTTGCAATCTATCAGTCTGAAGGATCCCACAAGGTTTGTTTTGTTTGTTACTGTTTTTTGTACTTGTTTTGtagttattaatttttatttattttatgcttATTGCATAATGTAATGCACAAACTGTGGCAGTCAAGAATTGCTTGAGGCAGTAGAACGGGAGAGGAACTTAAGGGCTGCTCCATCTAGAAATGCCACTATATTTCATCATCCTACACTAGGAGATTTTGAATTGCAGCATGTATGTTTTCTGTCATCACTTGAAATATTTGCTTCTTATTATTTAGTTTTAGAACATATTGCAAGCATTGTCTCCACCAGATAACATTGATATAATCTTTCACATTGCAATGCAGCTACCGGTTGGTGAAAGTGATTCTGATCTTGAAGGGCGTATAATCCAGCACttggctgctgctgctgctgctatgGGAAGGACCCACCACTTTGGTAGAAGGGAAGTCCCAAGGAATAGCCAATCTTCCCATGGTCGTCCACACTTTTTGTTATTTTCTACTCACCCTGATGCACCATCTTCTGCCCGTGTTTCTTCCTCACCTTCTCAGGTAGGGGGGGAAAACGAACTGGCTGCAGTTGCTGTAGCTAGTCCATCAGCTCCAATTACATTTTGTGGGAATGAACTGCCAGAGCAAGCCCTACAATTTTCTTCTGCTGTAACAGACCAAATTTCATCTGCATCTGGATCTACAATCATGCATGCAAATCGTCAAGTAATGTCCTTTAATAATTGGTATTAATGACTTTCTTTATGTAGTTGCTTTATCATTAATCTTGTCTTCAagtttgctctctctctctctctctctctctctctctctttatatatatatatatatacatgcattaatattttattcttttttgttttcaaaaattttttgaaGTACTGCTAGCCATTCTTTATCGCCAAATCAAGACAGAGGAGGACCATCTGAATTTCAGTCATTTTCAGAGTCTTTAAAATCTAGACTTAATGCAGTGTCAATGAGGTGTAGTTTATGAAAGGACCCTGTCTTTTCTGGTACTATGTTGTGCATCTGACACATTTTCTTTTTCAGTattcctaatttcttttaaaCACTTGTATTTAGATACAAAGAATCTATTTGAAGAAGTACAAGAGGGTGGAAGGAGAGGCTGTTCTCTCGTAACAGTTGTATGTCAGATCTTGGTTCTGAAGTCCGGAGAGAAGTGAATGCTGGAATTGCATGTGTATCTTGTATGATGGATCGTCTTGAAACCAGAGATAATAGCAGAGCTAACCGAGTCTCTGTACCAACTCATTCAACTGATTATTCAGTTGCCGAAGGTAGCAACCAGAATAATGCCAACACTCACAGACACAGCCGTATAAATGAAAGCAATACACCGGCTTCTTGTGCTGCAAGCTCAGCTTCTACTTAAAGTTGTTATTGATTGTTTTGGGGTGTCTGTCCTCAGCATTTCATCTTTGAAGTTGTGTGATGATGTTAGTGCCACCATATTTGGgtttttctttcctctttttttttttctttttttttttttttaatacaccAGTAAGTTCAATTAGTAGAGCCTATTATAGCAGCAATTATAACATGTGCCGAGTTGAATACATATAGAAAGTATACTTGACTGAGGACGTAGATGCAAACGCCCAAGTGCCCAAAATGAATAGCCATGTTGATGCTCACGCTGTTTCTTAGGCTGTTCTGTTAATATTATTCAGTTCCACATGTTCTGGGATGCAGCAAATATTATTGGACTAATTTGTGTCTGTTACCTGTTCATTTATTATGAAGAATCTTTGAAACGACATGCATACTTGATGAGAACCTTTCTAAGCCTCCTCAGGCCAATAAACATTCTGTTGTTTCATTGTGTTGGAAGGCTGTTTTGCATAGTTTGATACTTTACAGGACATGGATACTAGGTTTGGATTTTTCAGGTTGTAAATTCTCCAAATATGACATGCTGAGGAAAGGATGCCTGCTATTATAGGCCAGGGGGAGATCATTCTCCTGAAACTGAATAAAAGAGGTAACACAAAATAATGAGAGATTCCATCTGCGTAAATTTATGGATGGGTTATCTATGTAAATTTGTTTATGACACCCAGATTTGTTTCCCAGAcataaaaattgattaaaaaaaatgacATCTGCACAAAAACATGCATTTGGACTATGGATGGTTTGATTGTGGCGTGGTTTGAATGGTAATATATCTGATCTCTTTTATTGAAACTGAATAAGGCATGGGAAGTCTTTTGAAGGAAGTTTTACTCTGGCTTTCATGCGGTGGCTATATGCAAGTTAATGCCAAACTTGAAATGTAAGCATTAAgaaacttcttttcttttttttttttttttttttagaaaattactatttagtcgttgcattttaacaaaattaattacgtggtctatatattttgaaaaaatattatttagttcttattttttattttcgttAAACTATTTAGTCTCTTCGTCAATTTTTTCATTAGTTAATGTCAGTCAAGCTACTGTTTAGTCAATTTATTTTAGTATAGCTCATTACTTAGTTTCTGACTCCTTGTATTTTGAAACACATTAGTTAATCTCTGTAATTttgttatattaataatttagttttataattattttttacactTAAAATATAGTGGTCCTCtcctctttattttttttctaccCTTGTTTATTTCTCTCCTCTCATGTTTCATCTCTTTTATATCCGTGCCTTTATCCTCCTCTCTCCCTATTTTCATCTTTTGATAAATGGTACAAGTTGTGGTAATTAGCTtccatctttattttttttttctaccatcgtttatttttctcttcttctgtTTCATCTCCTCTGAATCTACAGCTTCATCCTCCTTTCTACCTATTTTCATCTTTTAATAAATGGtacaagttatttatacaaaaagGGTAATTAGCTTCCCTAGATGTCTAAGtaataaagttttattttttagtagataaaatacaaaaataatttaGGAGgaattgaataaatatatttgaaaaattaaaaaaaaatgtaaatttaaatttaaattttacatagCGAAGTTTCtaattttattcaagaatatattttaaaatattatatttttcaaaacataaatattaattaatttcacaaaaataaataaataaaataataatattttttaaaatatataaatcaattaattaattttttttaaattaaaaaattattgatgaattaaattatttaataaaagtataatatgtgaataaaaaatatatattttaaattataaaaattaaataattaattttattaaaatacagagattaaatatattttttttcctttcctaatAAAAACAATTTTATCTGTGCAACCCATGATTCTGTTGTGATTAGGACAGTCTCCTGAAAGAATAACGTATGGAGTGGTTCGTGGCAAAGGTTCTAGATTACAGTTTTCTGAGTTCTGATGTACCGAAAAGCAAAAGGCTTCAGGTTTACAGTGACGCATGGCAAAAGTTTTCTTGGGCATGAATGTTGTCATTTTCAATACCAAGCTTATTAAAGAACATGAAGACAACCGATTCAAGTTTCAAAATGACCTCAACTAAGATCAGGAAGTATCCATTTTAAATTAAGAATGCAAGCGCCTTTGTTAGGGTCCTATGCtttatcaaatttaaatttttaagcaCCTTGACTCGTGAATGGAAAACAAAGCAAGAGGGAAAGGCACGCTATGCTGGCTATATTCTCATCCTCTGTGGACTTGGAtgataaagattttttttttttttttaatctttttagaCCGGGTCTATGTCTATTGATATGCAACTAAATTTTAActttagattttaaaattaaaaaattctatTATCCCTTTTGGTTAaactaaagttttttttttttttttgtcaaaaagTGACTAAATTGTATTAATGGTCTCTTAACTTGCGGGTGATTTCAATTTCGTTCTTTGATGAAAACTTCATTAAAGGGGGAGAGAGCTTTGATTGAATGCATACGCGGCTTTTTTAACTTgacttttttaattaaaaaaaagttatGCCACATTGACAcgcttttctctcctcctttaaTCTCTTTATGTTCAGTTTAACCACCCTACAGCAACAAGTAGAgagcatgaaaaaaaaaatctcaaatctCAAACAAAACCCAACTATCTAGAATTAGATCTTCAATCTCCTCCACACGAATCCTACCAAGTTCAATGAGAAGGAGGCTAGTCCTGGTAGATGTTTCATTTTGAGGCATGAAGCGGCGTTTAAGGTCATAAGACTTGTCTATATAGTGTTGAGAAGTGAGGGAAGAGTCTATTTTGTAATTGAACAACAATGGAGAGGCTTACAGTTTGTGATGGTGGTCTGTGTTGATGGAGGGGAGCAACTACCATGTCATAGGTCAAATCGAATGAAAGTGTCATGAGGGACAAGACAATGGGCTTGTTGGGAATGTGCCAATGAAAATTTCACCAAAAATTTACTGAAAGCTATTGAGATTTCTCTTGCTTCAAGCTCCACCCTTGCTGATTGAGAGGAAAAGTGGTAGTACTGGGATGGTGATCAGGGGTATGTGTGTTTAGCAGGGAAACATGGCATAAATGAAATGGGTTTGTTGCGTGGTAAGAGTAGGTGTTGCATGGAGTTGTGAAGCCTTTAATCTCTGGTTGTGAGGAATGACGTTAAAGTCGGTTTTGTGATTGTTTATGTTTATGGTGGTTGAGTGAAAATCAACAAAAAATTGAAAATGGCAAAGTCATGGAGAAGTTGGGGTTTTTAAAATCAATGACTGAAGAACCTGGGGTTGCTAGCAAGAAAAAATCTATCACCAGAGAAGGAATTGGCTTTTTGCACTAAATTGAATGTTAATTTTTAGGATTAGACAGTGACAAAAGTGTGAGCATCAAAGAAGCTTTTGTAACTGATGGTGAAATTGCAACAATTTTTGATAATCCTAAGTTGGTTAACCTTGGGCACTTCAAGCTTATTGTCATGAATGCATTACATTGATACTTGCCTTGTACAACTATTGTATACATTCAGATTATTAGGAGAAATTTTAGGAGTAATTTATGTGAAGTTTTTAGGAGTGATTTGTGTGAGTAGCTGTATATACTTGATTTGTTTCCATTAGATACCTGAATGTATTGTATATATATCTGTCTCATCTTCAATGAAAGTTATAAAGTTCTTCACCAAAATTACATGGTATTAGAGCCTGGTTACCAAAAACACCCAAACCTCAAACACATACTCAGATTCAAGAACAATGACGACAGAAACAAAGGCCACTATCTCCACTATCGATCCTACTTCTCATTACTACCTTAGCACATCTGATAATCCTGAAACACCCATTGTCCCATTCCTACTATCAGGAGACTTCAATTACAAAAATTGATCTCGTGCAATGATTACTACATTGAGAGCCAAAACCAAACTTGTTTTTGTTGATGGAAGCCTTTCCAAACCTGATAATACCTCCCCAGATGCTAATGCATGGGACAGATGCAATTCTATGGTTATGGCATCCTTAGAGAAGAGAATTCAAGGGATGATCATGTACGTTGAGACAACAAAGAATATGTGGGAAATCCTTAAGCGAAGGTATTCTCAAGTTAATGCTCCTCATGTTCACCAATTAAGAAGGAATATTAGCTTGTTGCAACAAGGAAATGTTAGTGCGATGGATTACTTCAATAAATTGTAAGAGTTGTGGGATGAACTTGCTTCCTACAACCCTATTCCCAAATGCACTTACGAGGCCGTTGATGAGTTCTCTAAATAGCTGAATGAAGAAAGGATACATTAGTTCCTTATGGGATTGGACAATCATCATTTTGGTACAATGAGATCTCAGATTTTGAATTCAGAATCAACGACAGATATTGATCTAATCTATGCACAAGCCGTAAGGGAAAAAAGGCAAAGCACCATTATTGCTTCACTTGAAGCAAAGCCATTTGAAGTAGCAACTTTCCATGCTAGTGGATCACGCTATGTTAGAGATCCTAATAAGCCAAGTTGTTCTCACTGTGGCAAACCAGGTTATGATAAAGCTTCTTATTGGGAGATTATTGGATACCCAACTGATCATCAATGGAGGCGATCTAGTAGAGGCAACAAAGGCAGACATGGATCGATTTCGCGATCTGCCATGGCAAATAGTGCTTAGCTGAACCCTATTTCACCTACCAGTAATGTTGGTAAGGCTAAAGAAGAGTTTCAAGTTACAACATTTTCTACAACTAATCAACATGTTCATAAAAGCAAGGAGAGTTCGGGAAATAGTCTTCTCACAAAAGAAGTTGTTAATCAGTTATTTGATTTTTTTACAGAAAAGCAGGCCTAGGATGCAATGACTGGTAATATTCTACATGAACCAAAACTCTCATGGATATTAAATAGTAGAGCAAGTCATCACATGACTTCTGATTCATCTGTTATTGAAAATTTATATCACTTGAAGATTCCTCTACAAATCAGAGTGCCTAATGGAGACATTATTCTTGTTCAACAAGCAGGAACAATACATTTGGCACCTAATTTTATCTTACATAATGTGCTTTATGCAGCCACATTTACCTGTAACCTCATTTCTGTTCGTCAATTAACAGAGGATTTGCATTGTATGGTGACTTATAGCTCTCATTTTTGTCTTATTCAGGACCATACCTTGAAGAGGCTGATTGGCACAGGTGAATTATGGAATGGAGTGTATTACCTAAAAGGCATGGCACACAGATCAGGCACTGCTTTTATCCCATCTTCAGGAAGTGATGGTATGCTTTGGCATAGAAGGCTAGGACATCTGTCGCTAGGCAGTATGAAGTTTTTACCAAGTTTTCTTAATTCCCAAATAAATAATATTCATTGTTGTGACATTTGCCATAAAGCAAAAGAATCAAGGAATCCTTTTCTATTAGTCAAAATAAAGCTGCACAACCTTTTGCTTTACTTCATTGTGATTTATGGGGACGTTACCATGTTCCTTCATTGTCTGGGGCACATTATTTCCTTAGTATTGTTAATGATTACAGTCAAAGTATTTGGATTTTCCTTATGAAGGAAAAAAGTGAAACCTCGAGTTTGTTCCTCCATTTCTGTGCTATGGTCAAAAATCAGGTTGGGGCTAGAATTCAACGTGTTTGCACTGACCAAGGCACTGAAGTCAAACCTTTGTTGTCTTATTTTCTTGAGCATGGTATTATTCATGAGACTTCCCGTGTTAATACGCCACAATAAAATAGGCAAATGAAATGAAAGAATCACCACATTCTTAATATTGCAAGAGCTCTTTGTTTTGATGCTCGTCTACCTCTTCATTTTTTGGGGGGAATGTGTCTTAGCAGCTGGATATCTCATTAATAGAACACTCACATTGATTCATGGTGGCAAGTGTCCTTATTAAGTGTTATTTGGAAAGGCACAGTCATATGATAACCTGTGAATTTTTCGTTCATTATGTTATGTGCACAATCATTCTAAGATTATAGACAAGTTTGATGAGTGTGCCACCAAATGCATTTTCTTCGGTTATCCTTTTGGACAGAAGGGCTAGATAGTTTATGATCTTCATAGTCATCAAAAATTTGTTGCTCGTGATGTTTCTTTTTGTGAAGGTATCTTTCCTTTTGCCCCATTTTCGATTATTGGTCCTTTTTGTCAATCTCAGCAGCAAAGGGGAGGAACATCAGACTCTGCTACTATTGGTTCTTTAGTACCACCATATTTTTCTGATGCAATAATAACTGATAAGACTCCTCATGTGGAACCAAGAGAGAGGATGAATATATCGAGAGTGGAAAGAACGCAACATACACCTGAGATGAATGAACCACGTTGTGAGGTTGCTTTGGAGATAAATACAATGACACATGGTGAGACTGAGGCAATGACATCAGATGGGGTTGTTGATCATGAATTAGAAATAGCACCTCACGGAGAGCATGGAGTGACaaatgaaaaagaagagaaagaagatgaattgcaagAGCAAGTTGTGATGGATGCAAGGCCAAAATGAGCAAGAAAAATGCCAGAGAAACTTAAGGATTACGTGTGCCATGCTATATCAGTAGATGCTTCAACATCGAATTCCTCATTTCAATTGA comes from the Hevea brasiliensis isolate MT/VB/25A 57/8 chromosome 5, ASM3005281v1, whole genome shotgun sequence genome and includes:
- the LOC110651900 gene encoding LOW QUALITY PROTEIN: E3 ubiquitin-protein ligase RHF2A (The sequence of the model RefSeq protein was modified relative to this genomic sequence to represent the inferred CDS: substituted 1 base at 1 genomic stop codon); the encoded protein is MEEAKKPETHMTSAAAFVEGGIQDSCEDACSICFEEFSESDPSTVTNCKHEYHLQCILEWCQRSSQCPMCLQSISLKDPTSQELLEAVERERNLRAAPSRNATIFHHPTLGDFELQHLPVGESDSDLEGRIIQHLAAAAAAMGRTHHFGRREVPRNSQSSHGRPHFLVGGENELAAVAVASPSAPITFCGNELPEQALQFSSAVTDQISSASGSTIMHANRQVMSFNNCTASHSLSPNQDRGGPSEFQSFSESLKSRLNAVSMRYKESIXRSTRGWKERLFSRNSCMSDLGSEVRREVNAGIACVSCMMDRLETRDNSRANRVSVPTHSTDYSVAEGSNQNNANTHRHSRINESNTPASCAASSAST